The Cellulomonas wangleii genome includes a region encoding these proteins:
- the ybaK gene encoding Cys-tRNA(Pro) deacylase, whose translation MARKDARTGAGTPALVALAAAGVPHTAHAYEHDPASDLGYGLEAAHVLGVPPEQVFKTLVAEVDGALTVAVVPVTGRLDLKALAAAVGGKRAVMADPHAAERATGYVVGGISPLGQRTRLRTVVDETVWLFDTVLVSGGRRGLDVELAPDDLVRLTDAVVADVARG comes from the coding sequence GTGGCCAGGAAGGACGCGCGCACGGGCGCCGGGACCCCCGCCCTCGTCGCGCTCGCCGCGGCGGGCGTGCCGCACACCGCGCACGCCTACGAGCACGATCCGGCGAGCGACCTCGGCTACGGCCTGGAGGCCGCGCACGTGCTGGGCGTGCCGCCCGAGCAGGTCTTCAAGACGCTGGTCGCCGAGGTGGACGGTGCGCTGACCGTCGCGGTGGTGCCCGTGACCGGCCGGCTCGACCTCAAGGCCCTGGCCGCGGCCGTCGGCGGCAAGCGGGCCGTGATGGCCGACCCGCACGCCGCCGAGCGCGCGACGGGCTACGTCGTCGGCGGCATCTCGCCGCTCGGGCAGCGCACCCGGCTGCGCACCGTCGTCGACGAGACCGTCTGGCTGTTCGACACCGTCCTGGTCTCCGGCGGCCGGCGCGGGCTGGACGTCGAGCTGGCCCCCGACGACCTCGTGCGGCTCACCGACGCGGTCGTCGCGGACGTCGCCCGCGGCTGA
- the cimA gene encoding citramalate synthase — MTQSPAPAPQPPAAPATFHVYDTTLRDGAQQEGINLSVADKLAIAPMLDALGVGFIEGGWPGAVPKDTEFFKRAAKELDLRNAELAAFGATRKAGVRATDDPLVRALLDSEAPVVTLVAKSDVRHVERALRTTPDEGLAMIQDTVRFLAREGRRVFVDAEHFFDGFRYDPGFSRRAVVAAFEAGAEVVALCDTNGGMLPDWVRDVVADVRAAVGPHAVLGMHAHNDSGCAVANTLAAVDAGCVHVQGTVNGYGERTGNADLLSVVANLELKLGRPVLAREPGGPGGLAELTRIAHAISEITNISPFARQPYVGASAFAHKAGLHASAIKVDPDLYQHTDPELVGNDMRMLVSDMAGRASIELKGRQLGIDLAAHPDVLSRVTNRVKDAEANGYTYEAADASFELLLVEELEGARPAYFRVESWRTIVERNGSRGAAATAEATVKLHAGGERVVRTGEGNGPVDALDHALRLALTRVYPELEDFELIDFKVRILDQMQGTDAVTRVLIESTDGQTSWSTVGVGPNLIEASWEALTDSAIWGLRNRGVAPR, encoded by the coding sequence GTGACCCAGTCCCCGGCACCCGCGCCGCAGCCGCCGGCCGCGCCCGCGACGTTCCACGTCTACGACACGACCCTGCGCGACGGGGCCCAGCAGGAGGGGATCAACCTCTCGGTCGCGGACAAGCTCGCGATCGCCCCGATGCTGGACGCGCTGGGGGTCGGGTTCATCGAGGGCGGCTGGCCGGGCGCCGTGCCCAAGGACACCGAGTTCTTCAAGCGCGCCGCCAAGGAGCTGGACCTGCGCAACGCCGAGCTCGCGGCGTTCGGCGCGACCCGCAAGGCGGGTGTCCGCGCCACCGACGACCCGCTGGTGCGCGCGCTCCTCGACTCCGAGGCGCCCGTCGTCACGCTCGTGGCCAAGAGCGACGTGCGGCACGTCGAGCGCGCGCTGCGCACCACGCCCGACGAGGGCCTGGCGATGATCCAGGACACCGTCAGGTTCCTGGCGCGCGAGGGCCGGCGGGTGTTCGTCGACGCCGAGCACTTCTTCGACGGCTTCCGGTACGACCCCGGCTTCTCCCGGCGCGCCGTGGTCGCGGCGTTCGAGGCGGGCGCCGAGGTCGTCGCCCTGTGCGACACGAACGGGGGCATGCTGCCCGACTGGGTGCGCGACGTCGTCGCCGACGTGCGCGCCGCGGTCGGGCCGCACGCGGTCCTCGGGATGCACGCGCACAACGACTCGGGCTGCGCGGTGGCCAACACCCTGGCCGCGGTCGACGCGGGGTGCGTGCACGTGCAGGGCACCGTCAACGGCTACGGCGAGCGCACGGGCAACGCGGACCTGCTGTCCGTGGTGGCCAACCTCGAGCTGAAGCTCGGCCGTCCGGTGCTCGCACGGGAGCCCGGGGGCCCCGGCGGGCTCGCCGAGCTCACGCGCATCGCGCACGCCATCAGCGAGATCACGAACATCTCGCCGTTCGCGCGGCAGCCGTACGTGGGTGCCAGCGCGTTCGCGCACAAGGCGGGGCTGCACGCGTCGGCCATCAAGGTCGACCCGGACCTGTACCAGCACACCGACCCCGAGCTCGTCGGCAACGACATGCGGATGCTCGTGTCCGACATGGCGGGTCGCGCGTCGATCGAGCTCAAGGGCCGGCAGCTCGGCATCGACCTCGCCGCGCACCCCGACGTCCTGTCGCGCGTCACGAACCGCGTGAAGGACGCCGAGGCCAACGGGTACACGTACGAGGCCGCCGACGCCTCCTTCGAGCTGCTGCTCGTCGAGGAGCTCGAGGGGGCGCGGCCCGCGTACTTCCGCGTCGAGTCGTGGCGCACCATCGTCGAGCGCAACGGCAGCCGCGGTGCGGCCGCGACCGCGGAGGCGACCGTCAAGCTGCACGCGGGCGGCGAGCGCGTCGTGCGCACGGGCGAGGGCAACGGCCCCGTGGACGCGCTCGACCACGCGCTGCGCCTCGCGCTGACGCGGGTGTACCCCGAGCTCGAGGACTTCGAGCTCATCGACTTCAAGGTCCGGATCCTCGACCAGATGCAGGGCACGGACGCGGTGACGCGCGTGCTCATCGAGAGCACCGACGGCCAGACGTCCTGGAGCACGGTGGGGGTGGGCCCCAACCTCATCGAGGCGTCGTGGGAGGCGCTCACCGACTCCGCGATCTGGGGTCTGCGCAACCGCGGTGTCGCCCCGCGCTGA
- a CDS encoding 3-isopropylmalate dehydrogenase: MTDTTSSSTLNLAVVAGDGIGTEVVEQGLLVLEQALHGTGTTVRTTDFDLGARRWHATGETLTDQDLAAIRTHDAILLGAIGDPSVPSGVLERGLLLTLRFALDHYVNLRPGKLFPGVTSPLANPGDVDFVVVREGTEGPYVGNGGAIRVGTPHEVANEVSVNTAFGVERVVRDAFARAAARPRKKLTLVHKHNVLVHAGHLWRRTVEAVNAEFPDVTVDYLHVDAATIFLVTDPARFDVIVTDNLFGDILTDLAAAITGGIGLAASANINPDRTAPSMFEPVHGSAPDIAGQGKADPTATVLSVAMLLDHVGQADAARRVEAAVAADLAERGASERVRSTAEVGKDLAARVAG, from the coding sequence ATGACCGACACCACCTCGTCCTCCACCCTGAACCTGGCCGTCGTGGCCGGCGACGGCATCGGGACGGAGGTGGTCGAGCAGGGCCTTCTGGTGCTGGAGCAGGCGCTGCACGGCACCGGCACCACCGTGCGCACCACCGACTTCGACCTCGGCGCGCGCCGCTGGCACGCCACGGGCGAGACGCTGACCGACCAGGACCTCGCCGCCATCCGCACGCACGACGCGATCCTGCTCGGCGCGATCGGCGACCCGAGCGTGCCGTCCGGCGTCCTCGAGCGCGGCCTGCTGCTGACGCTGCGGTTCGCGCTCGACCACTACGTCAACCTGCGTCCGGGCAAGCTGTTCCCCGGCGTGACCAGCCCGCTGGCGAACCCCGGCGACGTCGACTTCGTCGTCGTCCGTGAGGGCACCGAGGGGCCGTACGTCGGCAACGGCGGTGCCATCCGCGTCGGCACGCCGCACGAGGTGGCGAACGAGGTCAGCGTGAACACGGCGTTCGGCGTGGAGCGGGTGGTGCGCGACGCGTTCGCGCGTGCCGCGGCCCGCCCGCGCAAGAAGCTCACGCTCGTGCACAAGCACAACGTCCTCGTGCACGCGGGGCACCTGTGGCGGCGCACGGTCGAGGCGGTCAACGCCGAGTTCCCCGACGTCACGGTCGACTACCTGCACGTCGACGCCGCCACGATCTTCCTGGTGACGGACCCCGCGCGGTTCGACGTCATCGTGACCGACAACCTGTTCGGCGACATCCTCACGGACCTCGCCGCGGCGATCACCGGCGGCATCGGCCTGGCCGCCTCCGCCAACATCAACCCCGACCGCACCGCACCGAGCATGTTCGAGCCCGTCCACGGCTCCGCGCCGGACATCGCGGGCCAGGGCAAGGCCGACCCGACGGCCACGGTGCTGTCCGTCGCGATGCTGCTGGACCACGTCGGCCAGGCCGACGCGGCCCGGCGGGTCGAGGCCGCCGTGGCCGCCGACCTCGCCGAGCGCGGTGCGAGCGAGCGAGTACGGTCGACGGCCGAGGTGGGCAAGGACCTCGCCGCCCGCGTCGCCGGCTGA
- a CDS encoding YidH family protein, with product MTSGHRFPRWVYGVGSEPDARFSLANERTFLAWARTGLALLAGGVALEALDLPVEPHLRLAAAVVLIALGTLAPGVAWWGWCRTERAMRRGEPLPSPVGFGLLVAGVAVAGVLVLVGLLRA from the coding sequence GTGACGTCCGGCCACCGGTTCCCCCGGTGGGTCTACGGCGTGGGCAGCGAGCCCGACGCCCGGTTCTCGCTGGCCAACGAGCGCACGTTCCTGGCCTGGGCGCGCACGGGGCTGGCGCTGCTCGCCGGCGGTGTCGCGCTCGAGGCGCTCGACCTGCCCGTGGAGCCGCACCTGCGGCTGGCGGCCGCCGTCGTGCTCATCGCCCTGGGCACGCTGGCACCCGGCGTGGCCTGGTGGGGGTGGTGCCGCACGGAGCGGGCGATGCGCCGGGGCGAGCCGCTGCCCTCGCCCGTGGGCTTCGGCCTGCTCGTGGCGGGCGTCGCCGTGGCCGGTGTGCTCGTGCTCGTCGGTCTGCTGCGGGCATGA
- a CDS encoding YqgE/AlgH family protein, with protein sequence MEGCTGRLLVATPGLRDRSFRRSVVLVLEHAGEGALGVVLDHPLEVDATSVLPQWQPHLSAPSRLFQGGPVARDTALALADVADGETPPGVRHLGDRLAVVDLDAPPVLVVDAVRALRVFIGYAGWSAGQLDEEIEAGGWFVVDHVPGDVFTPDPGGLWRRVLRRQPGDLALLSTAPDDASLN encoded by the coding sequence GTGGAGGGGTGCACGGGAAGGCTGCTCGTCGCGACGCCCGGACTGCGCGACCGCAGCTTCCGGCGCAGCGTCGTGCTCGTGCTTGAGCACGCCGGGGAGGGCGCGCTGGGGGTGGTGCTCGACCACCCGCTGGAGGTCGACGCGACGTCGGTGCTGCCGCAGTGGCAGCCGCACCTGAGCGCGCCGAGCCGGCTGTTCCAGGGCGGCCCCGTGGCGCGGGACACCGCGCTGGCCCTGGCGGACGTCGCGGACGGCGAGACGCCGCCGGGCGTGCGGCACCTGGGCGACCGGCTCGCCGTGGTCGACCTGGACGCGCCGCCGGTGCTCGTCGTCGACGCCGTCCGGGCGCTGCGCGTCTTCATCGGGTACGCGGGCTGGTCCGCCGGGCAGCTCGACGAGGAGATCGAGGCGGGCGGTTGGTTCGTGGTCGACCACGTGCCGGGGGACGTCTTCACACCGGACCCCGGCGGGCTGTGGCGGCGGGTGCTGCGCCGTCAGCCGGGGGACCTCGCGCTGCTGTCCACCGCGCCGGACGACGCGTCGCTGAACTGA
- a CDS encoding branched-chain amino acid aminotransferase, translating into MSTLTTPSSETFQLHRTDAPVPDEQRAAALASPQFGTVFTDHMARISWTHTDGWTGRRVEKYGPLQLDPATAVLHYGQEIFEGLKAYAHPDGSVWSFRPEANAARFTRSARRLALPELPEADFLGAIRALVEVDRAWVPTGEEASLYLRPFMYASEPFLGVRASLEAEFLVIASPVGPYFPGGVQPVAIWVSREYHRAGAGGTGAAKCGGNYAASLLPQQEAYAKGFEQVCFLDDRTGTQLEELGGMNVVVVHADGSVVTPAVSGTILEGVTRSSILTLLQEAGHEVAERPVLLDELRRGLADGSVSEVFACGTAAVMTPIGRLASDDFDLVVGDGQAGPVTMRIREQLTDIQYGRAADTHGWMRRLV; encoded by the coding sequence ATGAGCACCCTGACGACCCCTTCGTCCGAGACCTTCCAGCTCCACCGCACCGACGCGCCCGTCCCCGACGAGCAGCGCGCGGCCGCGCTCGCCTCGCCGCAGTTCGGCACGGTCTTCACCGACCACATGGCCCGCATCTCGTGGACCCACACCGACGGCTGGACCGGGCGGCGCGTGGAGAAGTACGGGCCGCTGCAGCTCGACCCCGCGACCGCGGTCCTGCACTACGGCCAGGAGATCTTCGAGGGCCTCAAGGCGTACGCCCACCCCGACGGAAGCGTCTGGTCCTTCCGGCCGGAGGCCAACGCGGCACGGTTCACGCGGTCGGCGCGGCGGCTCGCCCTGCCGGAGCTGCCCGAGGCGGACTTCCTCGGGGCGATCCGCGCCCTGGTCGAGGTGGACCGGGCCTGGGTGCCGACGGGGGAGGAGGCCAGCCTCTACCTGCGTCCCTTCATGTACGCCTCGGAGCCCTTCCTGGGTGTGCGGGCCTCGCTCGAGGCGGAGTTCCTCGTCATCGCCTCGCCCGTCGGCCCGTACTTCCCGGGCGGGGTGCAGCCGGTGGCGATCTGGGTGTCGCGTGAGTACCACCGCGCCGGTGCCGGCGGCACGGGCGCGGCCAAGTGCGGCGGCAACTACGCCGCCAGCCTGCTGCCCCAGCAGGAGGCGTACGCCAAGGGGTTCGAGCAGGTCTGCTTCCTCGACGACCGGACCGGCACCCAGCTCGAGGAGCTGGGCGGCATGAACGTCGTCGTGGTCCACGCGGACGGCTCCGTGGTGACCCCGGCGGTCTCCGGCACGATCCTCGAGGGCGTGACGCGCTCGTCGATCCTCACGCTGCTGCAGGAGGCGGGGCACGAGGTCGCGGAGCGGCCCGTGCTGCTCGACGAGCTGCGCCGCGGCCTGGCGGACGGCAGCGTCAGCGAGGTGTTCGCGTGCGGGACGGCGGCCGTCATGACGCCGATCGGGCGGCTCGCGAGCGACGACTTCGACCTCGTCGTGGGCGACGGCCAGGCCGGACCGGTGACCATGCGCATCCGTGAGCAGCTCACCGACATCCAGTACGGGCGCGCGGCGGACACGCACGGCTGGATGCGCCGCCTGGTCTGA
- a CDS encoding YccF domain-containing protein: MKTLLNVIWLVFAGAWLALGYVAAGIVCCVLIVTIPFGIASFRIASYVLWPFGRTVVEKPTAGALSTIGNVIWVLVAGIWLAIGHVATAIPLFASIIGIPMGIANLKLIPVSLVPLGKQIVPTDRAFAAYGR; encoded by the coding sequence GTGAAGACCCTGCTGAACGTCATCTGGTTGGTGTTCGCCGGCGCCTGGCTCGCCCTGGGCTACGTGGCCGCCGGCATCGTGTGCTGCGTGCTGATCGTGACCATCCCGTTCGGCATCGCGTCGTTCCGCATCGCCAGCTACGTGCTGTGGCCGTTCGGGCGGACCGTCGTCGAGAAGCCGACCGCGGGGGCGTTGTCGACGATCGGGAACGTGATCTGGGTGCTCGTGGCCGGCATCTGGCTGGCCATCGGGCACGTGGCGACGGCGATCCCGCTGTTCGCCTCGATCATCGGCATCCCCATGGGCATCGCGAACCTCAAGCTGATCCCCGTGTCCCTGGTGCCGCTGGGCAAGCAGATCGTGCCGACGGACCGCGCGTTCGCGGCCTACGGGCGCTGA
- the ilvC gene encoding ketol-acid reductoisomerase — protein MAELFYDDDADLSIIQSKKVAVIGYGSQGHAHALNLRDSGVDVTVGLREGSASRAKAENEGLKVASVAEAVAGADVVVILAPDQVQRIVYRDEIEPNLKDGAALVFGHGFNIRFGYIKPSAAHDVLMVAPKGPGHLVRREYVDGRGVPVIVAVEQDASGSAWDLALSYAKAIGGLRAAGIKTTFTEETETDLFGEQAVLCGGVSQLIQYGFETLTEAGYQPEVAYFEVLHELKLIVDLIWEGGITKQRWSVSDTAEYGDYVSGPRVITPEVKENMKAVLADIQNGAFAERFIADQDAGAPEFQALREKGQNHPIEPVGRELRKLFAWVKPSDSDYQEGSAAR, from the coding sequence GTGGCTGAGCTGTTCTACGACGACGACGCCGACCTGTCGATCATCCAGTCCAAGAAGGTCGCCGTCATCGGCTACGGCAGCCAGGGGCACGCGCACGCCCTCAACCTGCGCGACTCCGGCGTCGACGTCACGGTGGGCCTGCGCGAGGGCTCGGCGTCGCGGGCGAAGGCCGAGAACGAGGGCCTGAAGGTCGCGTCGGTCGCCGAGGCCGTCGCCGGTGCCGACGTCGTCGTCATCCTGGCGCCGGACCAGGTCCAGCGCATCGTGTACCGCGACGAGATCGAGCCGAACCTCAAGGACGGCGCCGCGCTCGTCTTCGGCCACGGCTTCAACATCCGCTTCGGCTACATCAAGCCGTCCGCGGCTCACGACGTCCTGATGGTCGCCCCCAAGGGGCCGGGCCACCTGGTCCGCCGCGAGTACGTCGACGGGCGCGGCGTGCCGGTCATCGTCGCCGTCGAGCAGGACGCGTCCGGCTCGGCGTGGGACCTCGCGCTGTCGTACGCCAAGGCGATCGGCGGCCTGCGCGCCGCCGGCATCAAGACGACGTTCACCGAGGAGACCGAGACCGACCTGTTCGGTGAGCAGGCGGTCCTGTGCGGTGGCGTGTCGCAGCTCATCCAGTACGGCTTCGAGACGCTCACCGAGGCGGGCTACCAGCCCGAGGTCGCGTACTTCGAGGTGCTGCACGAGCTCAAGCTCATCGTCGACCTCATCTGGGAGGGCGGCATCACCAAGCAGCGCTGGTCGGTCTCCGACACGGCCGAGTACGGCGACTACGTCTCCGGTCCGCGGGTCATCACGCCCGAGGTGAAGGAGAACATGAAGGCCGTCCTCGCGGACATCCAGAACGGTGCCTTCGCCGAGCGCTTCATCGCGGACCAGGACGCCGGCGCCCCGGAGTTCCAGGCGCTGCGCGAGAAGGGCCAGAACCACCCGATCGAGCCGGTCGGCCGCGAGCTGCGCAAGCTGTTCGCGTGGGTCAAGCCCTCGGACTCCGACTACCAGGAGGGCTCGGCCGCGCGCTGA
- a CDS encoding DUF202 domain-containing protein produces the protein MTSSLAAERTALAWRRTALGLVAGSVAAGRLLSEAWGVAAWGVAAAGTALAVVLLRAARRRRTGVHDAHPRTTAAARSVGRDPGGRLVTACAAALVLLGAAALVVVLTWGA, from the coding sequence ATGACCTCCTCGCTCGCCGCCGAGCGCACGGCGCTGGCCTGGCGGCGCACCGCGCTCGGGCTGGTGGCCGGCTCCGTGGCGGCCGGACGGCTGCTCTCCGAGGCGTGGGGCGTCGCGGCGTGGGGCGTCGCCGCGGCCGGGACGGCGCTCGCGGTGGTGCTGCTGCGGGCGGCGCGTCGCCGCCGCACCGGCGTGCACGACGCGCACCCGCGGACCACGGCTGCGGCGCGGTCCGTCGGGCGCGACCCCGGCGGACGCCTCGTCACCGCCTGCGCCGCCGCACTGGTGCTGCTGGGCGCCGCGGCGCTCGTCGTCGTCCTGACGTGGGGCGCGTGA
- a CDS encoding YggS family pyridoxal phosphate-dependent enzyme: MSSEDVTRRLAQVQDRVAAACVAAGRPPGAVQVLLASKTMDVATVRAALAADAAARAAGSGTPPVLLGENRVQELTAKAPALVDLSPTWHVIGPLQSNKVTAALRWASAVESVADEVLARRLSDRVRDRPEPLEVWVQVNVSGEATKHGVTPDAAPDLAARVAALPGLRLAGFMTIGARSDDERVVRDGFARLRAVRDEVVAGGAPGTGHAHGLSMGMSGDLEAAVLEGSTLVRLGTAVFGARRPAAGTVA, encoded by the coding sequence GTGAGCAGCGAGGACGTCACGCGCCGGCTGGCGCAGGTGCAGGACCGGGTCGCCGCTGCGTGCGTCGCGGCCGGCCGCCCCCCGGGTGCGGTGCAGGTGCTGCTGGCGTCGAAGACGATGGACGTCGCCACGGTCCGCGCGGCACTGGCAGCCGACGCGGCGGCGCGGGCCGCCGGCTCGGGGACGCCGCCGGTGCTGCTGGGCGAGAACCGTGTGCAGGAGCTCACGGCGAAGGCCCCGGCCCTGGTGGACCTCTCCCCCACGTGGCACGTCATCGGCCCGCTGCAGTCGAACAAGGTGACGGCGGCGCTGCGGTGGGCGTCGGCCGTCGAGTCGGTGGCCGACGAGGTCCTCGCCCGCCGCCTGTCCGACCGCGTCCGGGACCGCCCGGAACCGCTCGAGGTGTGGGTCCAGGTCAACGTGTCGGGTGAGGCCACCAAGCACGGCGTCACGCCGGACGCCGCACCGGACCTGGCGGCGCGGGTCGCCGCCCTGCCCGGCCTGCGGCTCGCCGGCTTCATGACCATCGGCGCGCGCAGCGACGACGAGCGCGTGGTCCGCGACGGGTTCGCCCGGCTGCGGGCCGTGCGCGACGAGGTGGTGGCCGGCGGCGCCCCCGGCACGGGCCACGCGCACGGTCTCTCGATGGGCATGAGCGGGGACCTCGAGGCCGCCGTCCTGGAGGGATCCACCCTCGTGCGCCTCGGCACCGCCGTGTTCGGGGCGCGGCGCCCGGCCGCCGGGACTGTCGCGTGA
- a CDS encoding ASCH domain-containing protein gives MTEQQPTARAEAGTQDTRITDFWDAARGHLGWGRLDSVMGESVDGAVAPPAWSFGDDARLADELLAQVLDGRKTATSTALAEMTASGEPLPRVGDVSIVLDSAGDPRALLRTTEVAVVPFDQVDAEHAAAEGEDDLSLESWRREHEVYWRRVLGDAGFSPTMDVVIERFELVYPRTGPTPPVD, from the coding sequence ATGACCGAGCAGCAGCCCACGGCGCGTGCCGAGGCCGGCACGCAGGACACGCGGATCACGGACTTCTGGGACGCGGCGCGCGGTCACCTCGGCTGGGGCAGGCTCGACTCGGTCATGGGGGAGTCGGTGGACGGCGCCGTCGCACCGCCCGCGTGGTCGTTCGGCGACGACGCCCGCCTCGCGGACGAGCTGCTCGCGCAGGTGCTCGACGGCCGCAAGACCGCCACGTCGACCGCGCTGGCCGAGATGACCGCGTCCGGCGAGCCGCTGCCGCGCGTCGGCGACGTGTCGATCGTGCTGGACTCCGCGGGTGACCCGCGTGCGCTGCTGCGGACGACGGAGGTCGCGGTGGTGCCCTTCGACCAGGTGGACGCCGAGCACGCGGCAGCCGAGGGCGAGGACGACCTGTCGCTGGAGTCGTGGCGGCGGGAGCACGAGGTCTACTGGCGCCGTGTGCTGGGCGATGCGGGGTTCTCCCCGACGATGGACGTGGTGATCGAGCGGTTCGAGCTCGTCTACCCTCGGACCGGACCCACGCCGCCGGTCGACTGA
- a CDS encoding DUF6069 family protein, whose product MSIPPPERPQDEPTRRYPAVPPAAAAPPPGVAPAAVPVGTAPAGTVPAGTVPAGTVPAAGVPVAGTGGATARVETRLTVETGRFWAGAAATALVAALVGVVGVIVLEQILRIDLVFRDPFGTGSAMSAYVLGGVLSAVAAAALLQLLVLTTPRPRAFFGWIVGLATVVATLLPLTWTDQVGSALASGIVNLLIGVAVWSLLNGVLGWTVRRVPA is encoded by the coding sequence ATGTCGATCCCCCCTCCGGAGCGGCCGCAGGACGAGCCGACCCGCCGCTACCCGGCAGTGCCCCCGGCGGCCGCCGCCCCGCCGCCCGGCGTGGCCCCGGCCGCCGTGCCCGTGGGGACGGCGCCCGCGGGCACGGTACCCGCGGGCACGGTGCCCGCGGGCACGGTACCGGCGGCCGGGGTCCCCGTGGCGGGGACGGGCGGGGCCACGGCGCGCGTCGAGACCCGCCTGACGGTGGAGACGGGTCGGTTCTGGGCCGGCGCCGCCGCCACGGCGCTGGTCGCGGCGCTCGTCGGTGTGGTCGGCGTGATCGTGCTGGAGCAGATCCTGCGCATCGACCTGGTCTTCCGCGACCCCTTCGGCACCGGGTCGGCCATGAGCGCCTACGTGCTCGGCGGCGTGCTCAGCGCGGTGGCCGCGGCCGCCCTGCTCCAGCTGCTCGTGCTGACCACGCCGCGGCCGCGGGCGTTCTTCGGCTGGATCGTCGGGCTGGCGACCGTCGTGGCGACGCTCCTGCCTCTGACGTGGACGGACCAGGTCGGGTCCGCCCTGGCCTCCGGGATCGTCAACCTGCTGATCGGGGTGGCCGTCTGGTCGTTGCTCAACGGCGTGCTCGGCTGGACCGTGCGGCGGGTCCCCGCCTGA
- a CDS encoding lipoate--protein ligase family protein: MHGEYKVPGGKLVVVDLDVVDGLLRDVSLSGDFFLEPDEALGVMSAALDGTPRDAPVAQLVRVVDDALRLAVDQGRIAGPVAMVGFDTRAVALAVRRALGLSTAWSDHEFALLHPGPLPPALHTALDQVLTEELAAGRRGPTLRFWEWQEPAVVIGSFQSLRNEVDSEAAARHGVTVVRRISGGGAMFMEAGNCITFSLVVPGSLVDGMSFEDSYAFLNDWVLGALADVGVVATTSGLNDIASPAGKIAGSAQKRLASGAVLHHVTMAYDIDADKMLEVLRVGREKLSDKGTRSANKRVDPVRSQTRLPREQVIDAFIAHFRSRYRTVDDELRPDELARARELMVTKFSDPAWTARVP; this comes from the coding sequence GTGCACGGTGAGTACAAGGTCCCCGGTGGCAAGCTCGTCGTCGTCGACCTGGACGTCGTCGACGGTCTGCTGCGGGACGTGAGCCTGTCGGGAGACTTCTTCCTCGAGCCGGACGAGGCGCTGGGGGTGATGTCCGCCGCGCTCGACGGGACGCCGCGGGACGCTCCGGTCGCCCAGCTCGTCCGCGTCGTCGACGACGCCCTGCGGCTGGCCGTCGACCAGGGCCGCATCGCCGGCCCCGTCGCGATGGTCGGCTTCGACACCCGCGCCGTCGCGCTCGCGGTGCGGCGCGCGCTCGGGCTGTCCACCGCGTGGTCGGACCACGAGTTCGCCCTGCTGCACCCCGGTCCGCTGCCCCCGGCGCTGCACACGGCCCTGGACCAGGTGCTCACGGAGGAGCTCGCGGCCGGGCGCCGTGGCCCGACCCTGCGGTTCTGGGAGTGGCAGGAGCCGGCCGTCGTCATCGGCTCGTTCCAGTCGCTGCGCAACGAGGTGGACTCCGAGGCGGCCGCGCGGCACGGCGTGACGGTGGTGCGGCGCATCTCCGGGGGCGGCGCGATGTTCATGGAGGCCGGCAACTGCATCACGTTCTCGCTGGTGGTGCCCGGGTCGTTGGTGGACGGGATGTCCTTCGAGGACTCCTACGCGTTCCTCAACGACTGGGTGCTGGGCGCGCTGGCGGACGTCGGCGTCGTCGCCACCACGAGCGGCCTGAACGACATCGCCTCACCCGCCGGCAAGATCGCCGGGTCGGCGCAGAAGCGCCTGGCGAGCGGCGCGGTGCTGCACCACGTGACGATGGCCTACGACATCGACGCGGACAAGATGCTCGAGGTGCTGCGGGTCGGTCGCGAGAAGCTGTCCGACAAGGGCACCCGGTCCGCCAACAAGCGCGTGGACCCGGTGCGCTCGCAGACCCGGCTGCCGCGCGAGCAGGTGATCGACGCCTTCATCGCGCACTTCCGGTCCCGGTACCGCACCGTCGACGACGAGCTGCGGCCCGACGAGCTGGCCCGGGCGCGCGAGCTCATGGTCACCAAGTTCTCCGACCCCGCGTGGACGGCCCGCGTGCCCTGA